One Nicotiana tomentosiformis chromosome 4, ASM39032v3, whole genome shotgun sequence genomic window carries:
- the LOC138910149 gene encoding uncharacterized protein: MVKANEEVRIDIDDNEEEAQEEVNPSRDHIIDIPEPVVQKSKASMPRTPPSYPQSLAKQNGENQFKIFINMMNSLSINVPLVEALEQMPGYAKFMKDLVTKKRLMNFETIKITHQVSAIVHSMAPKLENPDAFTIPCTIGSAEFAKALCDLGASINLMPYSIFKILGIGQPRPTSMRLPMDDRTMKRPLGVIEDVLVRIDKFILPADFVILTVRLIMRCLLFLVDLSLL; this comes from the coding sequence ATGGTGAAAGCAAATGaggaagtgcggattgatattgatgataatgaGGAGGAagctcaagaggaagtgaacccgtctagggatcacatcattgacataccagaaccggtagtgcaaaagtcTAAGGCATCAATGCCCAGGACTCCTCCTTCATATCCTCAAAGTctcgccaagcaaaatggcgagaatcaattcaaaatatTCATTAACATGATGAATAGcctatctattaatgtgccattagttgaagccttggaacaaatgcccggttatgcaaagtttatgaaggacttagTGACAAAGAAGCGATTGATGAATTTTGAAACAATAAAAATAACTCATCAAGttagtgcaattgtgcattcaatggctcccaaGTTGGAGAATCCCGACGCTTttacgattccttgtacaattgggagtgccgagtttgcaaaagctctttgtgatcttggggcaagtatcaatttgatgccctattcaatTTTCAAAATTTTGGGAATTggacaaccaagacccacatctatgagattaccgATGgacgatcgtaccatgaagagaccattgggagtgatagaagatgtattggttcgtattgataaattcattcttccggcggattttgtcattctaactgtgag